A genomic window from Mesorhizobium sp. 131-2-1 includes:
- a CDS encoding phosphoribosylaminoimidazolesuccinocarboxamide synthase, which produces MRTLSDAFIPELPGYYKGKVRENYDLPDGRRIIIATDRLSAFDTILASIPFKGEILTQTARYWFEETADICPNHVLEYPDPNVVVGTRLDILPVEIVVRGYLAGTTSTSILTRYRKGERAMYGMTLPDGLRDNEKLAEPVITPTSKAMDGGHDEPLSKAEILEQGLLTQAQWDTVSDYALRLFARGQARAAERGLILADTKYEFGTDKSGAIILADEIHTPDSSRYWIAASYEQAFASGSRPDSFDKDFIRSWVAARCDPYRDPIPAIPDEIVEQASRVYAQAYEAITGKKFVPDVSGATVLDRIRSNLQRYF; this is translated from the coding sequence ATGCGCACCCTCTCCGATGCCTTCATCCCGGAACTGCCCGGCTACTACAAGGGCAAGGTCCGCGAAAACTACGACCTGCCCGACGGCAGGCGCATCATCATCGCCACCGACCGCCTCAGTGCCTTCGACACCATCCTGGCCTCGATCCCGTTCAAGGGCGAGATCCTCACCCAGACCGCCCGCTACTGGTTCGAGGAAACGGCCGATATCTGCCCGAACCATGTTCTCGAATACCCCGACCCCAATGTCGTCGTTGGCACGCGGCTCGACATCCTGCCGGTCGAGATCGTCGTGCGCGGCTATCTGGCGGGAACCACCAGCACCTCGATCCTGACAAGGTATCGGAAGGGCGAGCGGGCCATGTATGGCATGACCCTGCCGGACGGCCTGCGCGACAACGAGAAGCTGGCCGAGCCGGTCATCACGCCGACGAGCAAGGCCATGGACGGCGGCCATGACGAGCCGCTGTCGAAAGCCGAGATCCTCGAACAGGGTCTTCTGACGCAGGCGCAGTGGGATACGGTGTCGGACTACGCCTTGCGGCTGTTCGCCCGCGGCCAGGCGCGCGCCGCCGAACGCGGCCTCATCCTCGCCGATACGAAATACGAATTCGGCACCGACAAGAGCGGAGCGATCATCCTGGCCGACGAGATCCATACGCCGGACAGCAGCCGCTACTGGATCGCGGCGAGCTATGAGCAGGCCTTCGCGAGCGGCAGCCGGCCCGATAGCTTCGACAAGGATTTCATCCGGTCGTGGGTCGCGGCGCGCTGCGATCCCTACAGGGATCCGATCCCGGCTATACCGGACGAAATCGTCGAACAAGCCTCTCGGGTCTATGCGCAGGCCTATGAGGCGATCACGGGCAAGAAATTCGTCCCCGACGTTTCAGGCGCCACCGTGCTCGATCGCATCCGCTCGAACCTCCAGCGTTATTTCTAG
- a CDS encoding acyl-CoA thioesterase, whose product MVHYADGRPIGDLTLRTLAMPSDANAAGDIFGGWVMAQMDLACGIRAAERAKGRVVTAAVKEMSFAKPMKIGDTLCIYTHVERVGRTSMMLKVEAWAQRYLSDLMEKVTHADFVMVALDGEGKPKAVPAEG is encoded by the coding sequence ATGGTGCACTACGCGGACGGACGGCCGATCGGCGACCTGACCTTGCGCACGCTCGCCATGCCATCCGACGCCAATGCCGCCGGCGACATTTTTGGTGGCTGGGTGATGGCGCAGATGGACCTTGCCTGCGGCATTCGCGCTGCCGAGCGCGCCAAGGGCCGTGTGGTGACGGCAGCAGTCAAGGAGATGTCCTTCGCCAAGCCGATGAAGATCGGCGACACGCTGTGCATCTACACGCATGTCGAGCGCGTCGGCCGTACCTCGATGATGCTCAAGGTCGAGGCCTGGGCGCAACGCTACCTTTCCGACCTGATGGAGAAGGTCACCCACGCCGATTTCGTCATGGTGGCGCTCGACGGCGAGGGCAAGCCGAAGGCAGTTCCAGCCGAAGGCTGA
- a CDS encoding winged helix-turn-helix transcriptional regulator, protein MLLRHPHNTEDCRAVSEILQRIGDKWTVLVVGKLGGGPMRFNELRSAVGGISQKMLTTTLRGLERDGFVTRKVFPTIPPRVDYELTELGHELLVPVGALGEWARRNTDRVRTAREKFDGLHG, encoded by the coding sequence TTGTTACTGAGGCACCCCCACAACACCGAGGACTGCCGAGCGGTGTCTGAGATCCTGCAGCGGATCGGCGACAAATGGACCGTTCTGGTGGTCGGAAAATTGGGCGGCGGACCGATGCGCTTCAACGAATTGCGCAGCGCTGTCGGCGGCATCTCGCAGAAGATGCTGACCACCACCTTGCGCGGTCTGGAGCGCGACGGCTTCGTCACGCGAAAGGTGTTTCCGACCATCCCGCCACGTGTCGACTACGAGCTGACGGAACTCGGTCACGAACTGCTTGTGCCCGTCGGCGCGCTTGGTGAATGGGCGCGCAGGAACACCGACCGCGTCAGGACAGCGCGCGAAAAATTCGACGGCCTGCACGGCTGA
- a CDS encoding NADPH-dependent FMN reductase: MSKPKIAIVVGSTRAARFADVPTEWIAKIAKQHADIDVEVVDLRDFPLPFFDEVASSAWAPSQNEVAQRWQKKVAGFDGFIFTAAEYNHGPTAVLKNAIDYAANEWNKKPAGFVGYGSVGGARAVEQLRLHAVELQMAPVKSAVHIAWGDFLAVRQGEKKLEDFEHLNQAAAALVNDVAWWAKVLKAARAADAIAEEAKAA; this comes from the coding sequence ATGTCCAAGCCCAAAATCGCCATTGTCGTCGGTTCGACGCGCGCCGCCCGCTTCGCCGACGTGCCGACGGAGTGGATCGCCAAGATCGCCAAGCAGCATGCGGACATCGACGTCGAAGTCGTCGACCTGCGCGACTTCCCGCTGCCTTTCTTCGACGAGGTCGCGTCGTCCGCCTGGGCACCGTCGCAGAACGAAGTGGCGCAGCGCTGGCAGAAGAAGGTCGCCGGGTTCGACGGCTTCATCTTCACCGCCGCCGAGTACAACCACGGTCCGACGGCCGTGCTGAAGAACGCCATCGACTACGCTGCCAATGAATGGAACAAGAAGCCGGCCGGGTTCGTCGGCTATGGCAGCGTCGGTGGTGCGCGCGCCGTCGAACAGCTGCGCCTGCATGCCGTCGAGCTGCAGATGGCGCCGGTCAAGTCGGCCGTCCATATCGCCTGGGGCGATTTCCTGGCGGTCCGCCAGGGCGAGAAGAAGCTCGAGGATTTCGAGCATCTGAACCAGGCCGCCGCCGCGCTCGTCAACGACGTCGCCTGGTGGGCCAAGGTCCTGAAGGCGGCACGCGCGGCTGATGCCATCGCCGAGGAAGCCAAGGCGGCCTGA
- a CDS encoding glucoamylase family protein: MDASSDHKLNEELLSDIQRLSFEYFLKEANPENGLIADRNTAASPASIAAVGLALSAYPVGVERGFMTRAAAVERTLATLRFFWNAPHGPEPDATGYKGFYYHFLDMQTGRRVWKCELSTVDTALLLAGVLAAGAYFDTDDESELEIRRLADGLYRRADWRWAQNGGATVTHGWRPEKGFLRYRWQGYDEAVILYILGLGSPTYSLPPESYAAWLSTYKWKKIYGRELVYAGPLFIHQFSHVWIDFRGIRDAFMRRHGSDYFENSRQATYLQRDYAIRNPKGFSGYGEDCWGITASDGPGLKKLHLTIGDRRFFGYLARGAPFGPDDGTLSPWAAITSLPFAPEIVLPALRHFHEIDLHQGNPYGFTASFNPTIAAADGRSCGWVSPDHVGINQGPIALMIENYRSDFLWRLMRRVPAITKGLRRAGFSGGWL; the protein is encoded by the coding sequence ATGGATGCATCGAGCGACCACAAGCTGAACGAAGAGCTTCTCTCGGACATCCAGCGCCTGTCCTTCGAGTATTTTCTCAAGGAGGCTAATCCGGAAAATGGCCTGATCGCCGACCGCAACACTGCAGCGTCGCCCGCCAGCATAGCCGCCGTCGGGCTCGCTCTGTCGGCCTATCCTGTTGGTGTCGAGCGCGGTTTCATGACGCGCGCCGCTGCCGTTGAACGGACGCTCGCCACACTTCGCTTCTTCTGGAACGCGCCGCACGGGCCGGAACCCGACGCCACCGGCTACAAGGGCTTCTACTATCACTTCCTTGACATGCAGACCGGCCGCCGCGTCTGGAAGTGTGAGCTGTCCACGGTCGACACGGCGCTTCTGCTTGCCGGCGTGCTGGCCGCCGGCGCCTATTTTGACACCGACGACGAATCCGAACTGGAAATCCGCCGGCTTGCCGATGGGCTCTACCGGCGCGCCGACTGGCGCTGGGCACAGAACGGCGGCGCCACCGTCACCCATGGCTGGCGGCCTGAAAAAGGCTTCCTGCGTTACCGCTGGCAAGGCTACGACGAGGCCGTGATCCTATACATACTGGGCCTCGGCTCGCCGACCTATTCGCTGCCGCCCGAGAGCTATGCGGCCTGGCTCTCCACCTACAAGTGGAAGAAGATCTATGGCCGGGAACTGGTCTATGCCGGCCCGCTCTTCATCCACCAGTTCTCGCATGTCTGGATCGATTTTCGGGGCATCCGCGATGCGTTCATGCGCAGGCACGGCAGCGACTATTTCGAGAACAGCCGCCAGGCGACCTACCTGCAACGCGACTACGCCATCCGCAATCCAAAGGGCTTCAGTGGTTATGGCGAGGATTGCTGGGGCATCACCGCCAGTGACGGCCCGGGCCTGAAGAAACTCCACCTGACGATCGGTGACCGGCGCTTCTTCGGTTATCTGGCGCGCGGCGCGCCTTTCGGTCCGGACGACGGCACGCTGTCGCCATGGGCGGCGATCACCTCACTGCCCTTTGCGCCGGAGATCGTTCTGCCGGCGCTGCGCCATTTCCACGAGATCGACCTGCACCAGGGCAACCCGTACGGCTTCACCGCCAGCTTCAATCCGACCATCGCCGCCGCCGACGGCCGCTCCTGCGGCTGGGTATCACCGGACCATGTCGGCATCAACCAGGGGCCGATCGCCCTGATGATCGAGAATTACCGGTCGGACTTCCTGTGGCGGCTGATGCGCCGCGTGCCGGCCATCACTAAAGGGCTCCGCCGCGCCGGTTTTTCGGGCGGTTGGCTGTGA